In Acetobacteroides hydrogenigenes, the DNA window TATTCCTTTCCGCATAGCGTACGACACCTCCTACAACAATCCTCACGGCACTAGCATCTCCATCGAGTTTACCGATGGTAAAACCTTTACCGCAAAGGTTAACAATGGAGACTTTTCTGATCCCAAAACCATAGGCCAAAAGGTTATTATAGATAACTTTAGCTTTACCGTTATACCTACCGCCAGCTACAGCGAGAAGGAGTTAGCTGGGCAAACCTACATTATTACCCGAAACGACTTAAATGAGCTCGCCAACGTATACCGCAACAAGGTAAAGGTGAATTTGGTTGATAAGAATGCCTCACTCATATCGCTGTCTACAACCGGACAATCAGCCGATCAGGAGGCAGAATATCTTAATAAGCTGGTAGAGGTTTACATCCGTCAAGGACTTGAGGAAAAGAATCAAATAGCAAAAAATACGATTGACTTTATTGATAACCAGCTATTCGGAATGCGCGACTCGCTGCAACGCGCAGAAGTACAGCTTCGAAACTTTAGAATGAACAACCGAATACTCGATATTGATAAGGAATCGAGTATGCTGCTGGACAACCTAAAAAACCTTCAAACCAGTAAAGCCACAGTAGAGATAAACCAACGCTACTACGCCTACCTAAAAAACTACCTCCAAAAGAGGGATAGCTACTCCGATATTGTTGCTCCCTATACATTAGGAATAAACGATATGCAGCTTATCAACCAGCTCAATGAACTATCGCAGCTTAGCACCGAGCGCGAGAATATGAAAATGAGCGTAAAGCAGAACAACCCAGCCATGCAGCAGCTCGAGGCGAGAATTCGTAACACCAAGAACGCGCTGATGGAAAAGGTAAACAGCCTTATTGCTACCAATAATATAACCAACGACGACATCAATGCTCAGGTAAGAAAAATTGAGTCAAACATTTCGTCGCTACCCATCAACGAGCAGATGCTTATCAATAAAACCAAGATGTACGACCTGCTCGATAAGATGTACACCTACCTGCTCGAAAAAAAATCTGAGGCATCCATTGCAAAGGCATCCAACATCTCCGATTGTAAGATTGTAGATCCGGCCCTTGCCATAAACGCAGAGCTTAAGCAACCCAAACCCAAGATGAACTATGCGCTTGGATTTATCCTTGGACTGCTCATTCCGCTAATTGTAATAATCCTGCGCGACTACTTCGACAATAAGATTCGCACCGTAAAAGATCTAACCGGTAAGCTACCAGAGGTGTCGATGCTCGCAACCCTCGACCACTCGCAGCTTCCCGTTGATATTCCCGTAATAGAACGTCCCAAATCGAGGCTATCCGAATCGTTCCGTACCTTGCGTACCAACATCAACTACGTTGCCCATGGTAAAAAATGCATGACACTGCTCACTACCTCGCTTATTAGCGGAGAGGGCAAAACCTTCTGTGCGAGCAACCTTGCTGCAATATATGCGCTATCTGGAAAGCGAACTCTTTTGGTTGGCCTAGATCTCCGCAAGCCAAAGATTCAGAAGGTTTTCGAATCGACCAACCACTATGGCATGAGCGGCTACCTTAGCGAGCAGAACTCTTTCGAAAAAGCATATAAGCCCACTTCTGTATCAAACCTATGGATTGCCGTTTCGGGGCCAATTCCACCAAATCCTTCGGAGCTGATTGGCTCTCCCCGTATGGAGCAGTTTTTGGCGGAAGCACGCGAACAGTTCGACTGCATTATTATTGATACTCCACCCGTTGGCATAGTTACCGATGCCCGAATTATATTCGAAAAAGTTGATCTAGTGCTTTTTATAACCCGAATGGGTGTTTCGCCTAAAGATGTGGTAGAGTACTGTAAGGAGCTGCACTCCTACCTAGGCAGCAAGCTGGCGCTGGTAGTTAACGACTTCGATTCGAAGAAAAGCTACACCAGCTACAGCAAGTACCACTACAGGTACAGCAAGAACTACCAGAGCGAATACTACGAGAATTAGCATAAAAGGCGCAAGATACAAGACATAAGCATCAAGACTAAGTTTACTACTTGATACTTATGTCTTATTTCTATATAATCTGTTTTGCTCTTTGAATTAAATATCTCAACTTTGAACAATAATCAGAAATAAAATGCTCGAAAGCGTTCGAATAGTAGACTTACCTAAAATACTCGACGAAAGAGGAAACCTTTCATTTCTCGAAGGTGACAGGCATATCCCTTTTACCATTATGCGCACCTACTGGATTTACGATGTACCAGGTGGCGAACAGCGTGGTGGACATGCGTTTAAGGAGCAAGAGGAGTTAATCATTGCACTTTCCGGGAGTCTTGACGTGGTAGTAACCGACGGGAAGCAGGAAAAACGCTTTTCGTTGAATCGATCGTACTACGGCCTTTACGTACCTCACGGCATTTGGAGGCATATGGAAAACTTCTCGACCAACTCGGTAGCCCTTGTGCTTTCGAGCACAACCTACAATGCCGACGACTATATAAGAGACTACAACCAGTATTTACAGCTAACCAATGGGTAAAAAGGTAACAGTTTGGGACAGCTCCATCGTACAGATCAAAAAGAATAGTAGGAGAGAAGGCAACATTTCGATTATCGAGAATGGAATTGATCTTCCATTTGATGTAAAAAGGGTATTCTACATCTACGATATCCCCGGTGGCGAATCGCGTGGTGCACATGCACATAAGGAGTGTCACCAATTTTTGGTTGCTGCCAGCGGTGCCTTCGAGGTACTGCTCGACGATGGTCGTACTCAAAGGCTTATACAGCTTAACCGTCCCTACCAAGGGCTACATATTCCTCCAGGATTATGGGCTTCGGAAATAAACTTCTCGTCGGGTGCTGTGTGCTTAGTTCTAACATCGCACCGTTACGCCGAATCGGACTACATTAGAACCTACGAGGATTACCTTAAGTACATAAACGAATAAGCAAAATGGCGGTCAAAATACATCCTACAGCCGATGTACAAACATCGAATATTGGCGATGATACCCTCATCTGGCAGTATGCCGTTATCCTTAAGGGAGCAACTATTGGCTCTAACTGTAACATCAACTGCCATACGTTTATTGAGAATGATGTTACCATAGGTAACAACGTTACGGTAAAATCGGGTATTTACCTCTGGGATGGCATAACCGTTGGTAATGACGTATTTCTAGGTCCAAACGTCACCTTTACCAACGACAAGTATCCTCGCTCGAAACAGTACCCCGAATCGTTTCAGCGTATTACCATCGAAGATGGCGCATCGATAGGCGCTGGAGCCATCATTTTGGGAGGATTAACCATTGGAAAGAAAGCAATGGTTGGCGCCGGCAGCGTTGTTACCAAGGATATTCCTGCAGAAGAGCTTTGGATGGGCAATCCTGCAAAGTTTGTAAAAAAACTAAAAGACTAATTCCAAGGGCACTAAAAAACGACGCGGAATTCGTGGACAGAAGAATTGTGATGCGAGATGCGAGAACCGTGAACAAGAAAATTTGTGATCGAGATATCGGCTCAAACGTGAAGCGTAATGCTGTGTTTTTTCATCTTTCATTCTTTTTTTCATCTTTTTATTGTGATACAAAACACTAGCAATGATAAAGTTTCTAGACCTGCTTAAGGTCAACCAGCTGCACGAGGCCGAGATAAAGAAGGCCATGAACGATGTATTCGATTCGGGTTGGTATATACACGGCGAATCGGTAAGCCGTTTTGAAAAGAATTACGCTGCATACTGCGGAACAAAGCACTGTATTGGCGTTGCCAATGGGCTCGATGCGCTTATCCTTATCCTTAGGGCATATAAGGAGCTAGGCATAATGTCCGATGGCGACGAGGTTATTGTTCCAGCCAATACCTACATAGCCTCTATACTTTCCATATCGGCTAATAGCCTTGTTCCTGTGCTGGTAGAACCCGATGCTAAAACCTTTAACCTCGATCCAGCTAAGGTAGAGGAACACATTACCCCAAAAACGAAGGCCATTCTTACCGTTCATCTGTACGGACAGCTATCGGAAATGGAGCAGCTAAACCAAATTGCCCAAAAGCATAACCTTAAGGTTATTGAGGATAGCGCCCAATCGCACGGGGCAATGCTTGCCAATGGCAATAGGGCAGGCAACCTTGGTGATGCCGCTGGACACTCGTTCTACCCTGGCAAAAATCTAGGAGCGCTTGGCGATGGGGGAGCAGTTACCACCAACGACGACGAGCTTGCCTCCTGCATAAGAGCCTTGGCAAACTACGGATCGCACAAGAAGTACCACAACATATACCAAGGCGTAAACAGCCGCTTAGACGAGATGCAGGCAGCCATACTCGACGTTAAGCTTAAGGGACTTGATGCCGAAAACGAGCATCGTAGGGAAGTTGCCCGCTACTATCTGGCAAACATCAGGAACCCTAAGGTAAGCCTCCCTGCTTGGGATGGTAGCAACAACCACGTATTCCACATCTTTGTTGTAAGGGTAGAAAACCGCGTAGAGTTTCAGGAATACCTTACCAGCAACGGGATACAAACGGTTATCCACTACCCAATTCCACCACATAAGCAGAATGCCTACGCCAGCTGGAACAGCCTAAGCTTCCCCATCACCGAAGCCATACACGAGGAGGTTATAAGCCTGCCAATGAGCCCTGTGATGACGGACGCGGAGATAAAGAGTGTGGTAGAGGTTGTGAATAGGTACTAGATACACGACACACGTACCAAGACACAAGTATCACGTATCACGACGCAAGACGGGAGAAATGAAAAACGAAAGGATGAAAAATGAAAGATTCCGCTTTACGGCTTCCGACTTCCGACTAACGACTCCCAACTTCCGATTCCGTGTTCCTCTGTGTCTCAGCGTCTCTGTGTTGGAATAATGAAATCTAACATCTAGCGTCTATTATCTAACGTCTAATTTTGTGACAAGCAATAAGGGATCATACCGACAGATATTTAAGGCTACATCGCTGTTTGGCGGGGTTCAGGTGTTCAACATCATTATCGGCATCATTCGCTCAAAGATTGTTGCCGTTCTGCTTGGTGCATCTGGTATGGGTGTGTTGGGCCTATTTACTACCACAATTGCCATGGTCCAGTCTATTACTGGACTTGGACTGTCATCGAGCGCTGTACGCGATATATCGGAGGCAAGCGGTAGCGGTAATTCTCAGAAAATAGCCTCATCCATAAAGATTCTTCGCCGATGGGTTTGGGCTACAGGACTTTTTGGTTCGGTGGCAACAGTTGCTCTGGCACCACTCCTAAGCAAATGGACTTTTGGTAACGAGGAGTACACGTGGGCCTTCATTTGGCTATCGGTAACGCTGCTACTTAATGCGCTTAGCAGCGGACAAACATCGCTGCTACAGGGTATGCGCCGCCTAAAGGATATGGCAAAGTCGAGCATGCTTGGATCGCTAGTCGGACTAATAACGTCTATCCCTCTTTACTACTTCTTTGGCATAAAAGGGATTGTTCCAGCCCTTATTGTTACTGCCGCTACAGCGCTGCTGCTTTCGTCGTACTTTGCCCGAAGGGTCAGCGTTGCTCCTGTAAAGCAAACCTGGCACGAAAGCTATAAGGGAGGCATCAACATGGCTAAACTGGGCATTGCCATGATGTTTAGCGGATTTATGGTTACGCTGGTTTCCTACGTTACCAACCTATTTGTTAGCCGAACAGGAGGCGTGTCGGATGTGGGAATGTACAGGGCAGCTTGGACCATCAGCGCACAGTACGTTGGCCTCGTCTTTACCGCCATGGCTACCGACTACTTTCCCCGTTTAGCAGGCTTAAACAACGACAGCAAGGCTCAGCATCAAACCGTTAATCAGCAATCCGAGATAGCCCTTCTGATTCTTGGTCCTATGCTGGTTACCCTTATCGGTTTTGCTCCCCTGCTAGTTCGTTTGCTATATACCCCCGAGTTCCTGCCCATCCGAACCATGATTTGCTGGAACATGATAGGCATACCATTTAAGGCTGCATCGTGGGCGTTGGGCTTTCTTGTTATCGCGAAAGGGAACAGCAAGCTGTACTTTATCACCGAAACTCTTGCAAACGCCATTATGCTGCTTTTTAATATCTTGGGTTATATGTGGGGTGGACTTGCCGGACTAGGTTTTGCATTCTTTGCCTCGTATGCCGCTTACCTCGCCATTATGGCAGCAATTGCTTATAGAGCCTATGGCTTTAGATTCGATAGGCAGCTTATCCGAATATTTGTCCTTCAGCTTGCAATGGTTTCTGCTACATTTGCAGCAACGTTTATTGTGTCGACACCAATCTCGTACGCTATTATAGTGATAGCGCTTATTGCTTCGACAATCTACACCCTAAAAGAGGTAAACAAGAGGCTTAACATCTTGGAGGTAGTTAAGAAATTCAGAAATAAGTAATGGACAAGCAAAATCCGTTAGTATCAATAGTCGTTATTGCCTATAATTCGGGCGAATATATCCTCGAAACGCTAAATAGCGCCTACAGTCAGACCTACGCCAACATCGAGCTTATTGTTACCGACGATTGCTCGACCGATAACACCGTAGAGCTTGCC includes these proteins:
- a CDS encoding DegT/DnrJ/EryC1/StrS family aminotransferase; translation: MIKFLDLLKVNQLHEAEIKKAMNDVFDSGWYIHGESVSRFEKNYAAYCGTKHCIGVANGLDALILILRAYKELGIMSDGDEVIVPANTYIASILSISANSLVPVLVEPDAKTFNLDPAKVEEHITPKTKAILTVHLYGQLSEMEQLNQIAQKHNLKVIEDSAQSHGAMLANGNRAGNLGDAAGHSFYPGKNLGALGDGGAVTTNDDELASCIRALANYGSHKKYHNIYQGVNSRLDEMQAAILDVKLKGLDAENEHRREVARYYLANIRNPKVSLPAWDGSNNHVFHIFVVRVENRVEFQEYLTSNGIQTVIHYPIPPHKQNAYASWNSLSFPITEAIHEEVISLPMSPVMTDAEIKSVVEVVNRY
- a CDS encoding sugar 3,4-ketoisomerase, producing MLESVRIVDLPKILDERGNLSFLEGDRHIPFTIMRTYWIYDVPGGEQRGGHAFKEQEELIIALSGSLDVVVTDGKQEKRFSLNRSYYGLYVPHGIWRHMENFSTNSVALVLSSTTYNADDYIRDYNQYLQLTNG
- a CDS encoding GumC family protein yields the protein MDSREIEQLLAEETLDFKKYVNLVLRYWYWFVISLAVCLGLAYVVTRTTHNVYQVDSTILIRDDKNRANTGAEALLSELSLVNNTKSIQNEIGIIKSYTIAYNTVKELDSFHTTYKQLGKSGFKQNVVYKNIPFRIAYDTSYNNPHGTSISIEFTDGKTFTAKVNNGDFSDPKTIGQKVIIDNFSFTVIPTASYSEKELAGQTYIITRNDLNELANVYRNKVKVNLVDKNASLISLSTTGQSADQEAEYLNKLVEVYIRQGLEEKNQIAKNTIDFIDNQLFGMRDSLQRAEVQLRNFRMNNRILDIDKESSMLLDNLKNLQTSKATVEINQRYYAYLKNYLQKRDSYSDIVAPYTLGINDMQLINQLNELSQLSTERENMKMSVKQNNPAMQQLEARIRNTKNALMEKVNSLIATNNITNDDINAQVRKIESNISSLPINEQMLINKTKMYDLLDKMYTYLLEKKSEASIAKASNISDCKIVDPALAINAELKQPKPKMNYALGFILGLLIPLIVIILRDYFDNKIRTVKDLTGKLPEVSMLATLDHSQLPVDIPVIERPKSRLSESFRTLRTNINYVAHGKKCMTLLTTSLISGEGKTFCASNLAAIYALSGKRTLLVGLDLRKPKIQKVFESTNHYGMSGYLSEQNSFEKAYKPTSVSNLWIAVSGPIPPNPSELIGSPRMEQFLAEAREQFDCIIIDTPPVGIVTDARIIFEKVDLVLFITRMGVSPKDVVEYCKELHSYLGSKLALVVNDFDSKKSYTSYSKYHYRYSKNYQSEYYEN
- a CDS encoding O-antigen translocase is translated as MTSNKGSYRQIFKATSLFGGVQVFNIIIGIIRSKIVAVLLGASGMGVLGLFTTTIAMVQSITGLGLSSSAVRDISEASGSGNSQKIASSIKILRRWVWATGLFGSVATVALAPLLSKWTFGNEEYTWAFIWLSVTLLLNALSSGQTSLLQGMRRLKDMAKSSMLGSLVGLITSIPLYYFFGIKGIVPALIVTAATALLLSSYFARRVSVAPVKQTWHESYKGGINMAKLGIAMMFSGFMVTLVSYVTNLFVSRTGGVSDVGMYRAAWTISAQYVGLVFTAMATDYFPRLAGLNNDSKAQHQTVNQQSEIALLILGPMLVTLIGFAPLLVRLLYTPEFLPIRTMICWNMIGIPFKAASWALGFLVIAKGNSKLYFITETLANAIMLLFNILGYMWGGLAGLGFAFFASYAAYLAIMAAIAYRAYGFRFDRQLIRIFVLQLAMVSATFAATFIVSTPISYAIIVIALIASTIYTLKEVNKRLNILEVVKKFRNK
- a CDS encoding acyltransferase; amino-acid sequence: MAVKIHPTADVQTSNIGDDTLIWQYAVILKGATIGSNCNINCHTFIENDVTIGNNVTVKSGIYLWDGITVGNDVFLGPNVTFTNDKYPRSKQYPESFQRITIEDGASIGAGAIILGGLTIGKKAMVGAGSVVTKDIPAEELWMGNPAKFVKKLKD
- a CDS encoding sugar 3,4-ketoisomerase, whose amino-acid sequence is MGKKVTVWDSSIVQIKKNSRREGNISIIENGIDLPFDVKRVFYIYDIPGGESRGAHAHKECHQFLVAASGAFEVLLDDGRTQRLIQLNRPYQGLHIPPGLWASEINFSSGAVCLVLTSHRYAESDYIRTYEDYLKYINE